AGCAAGAACATACTGGCAGACCTGCTCTTTTCGCGAGAGAAGGGCATCGGGTTGTCGCTGTGGCGGTTCAACATCGGCGCAGGTGGTGCGCTCACCGACCAGCTGTGGGACCCCTGGCGGGGGGCGGAGGTGTTCAAAGCCTCTGAAGATGCGGAGTATGACTGGAGCAAACACGCCGGGCAGCAGTGGTTCCTGCGCGCGGCAAAGAAACGGGGTGTGGAGCGATTCCTTGCCTGTGTGTACAGCCCGCCCGTGTGGATGACGAAGAACGGACATGCGCACTGTGATAAACAATCGGGTTCTACCAATCTCAAGCCTGGCTACGAGCCTCATTTCGCGCGCTTCCTCGCTGATGTTCTGGAACATTTCGCCAAAGAAGGGCTACCCTTTCACTATATCAGCCCCGTCAACGAGCCGAACTGGGAGTGGGAGGGTGGTCAGGAAGGGTGCCGTTACAACAACGAGGACCTGAAGCGCGTGATACACGCCCTGTATGCGGAGATCCGCTCTCGCAGACTTGCCACCGAAATCGTGGTGCCCGAAGCGGGCGAGCTGGTCTCCCTGCTGGATGACGAAATTTACCGCCGTTGGGCACGAATCGAGGATGCCAGAGCCGCCTACACACACGGCAATCGCTCCAAAGGTTGGGGGATGTATGGTCAGTACATTCGTGAGCTGCTGGGCGACGCCGAGATACGACGCAAAGTGGGCAATCGCCTCTGCGCACACTCTTACTGGACCGATTCTAGCCTGCACCTGCTAAAAGACCTGCGGCGAACCGTGCGCGAGAACATTGACCGCTACGCTCCCGGCGCGCCATACTGGCAGACCGAGTACTGCGTGATGGAACATCGGCGCGACCTCGGTATGGATACCGCCCTGCGCGTGGCGCGGGTGATACATTACGACCTCACCGCTGCCAACGCTTCTGCATGGCACTGGTGGCTCGCGGTTTCGCCCTACGACTATAAAGACGGACTGATTTACACGGATTATAGACAGACAGGACAGCAAAACATCCTGCCATCCAAAACGCTGTGGGTGCTGGGAAACTTCAGCCGGTTTATCCGCCCGGGTGCGGTGCGGGTGCACGCCGAGCCATCGGAAGTGGAGGAGCATCTGCTGATTTCCGCCTACACACAAACCCGCAGTCCGCGCCTGGTCTGCGTGGTGGTTCATCGTGGCGAAAAGGAGGCCCTTCTGAGATTGGATGCAGGTCAAAAAGTGGAGCAATGGAGCCTGTTCATTACCTCCGCCGAGCATGACCTTGCCTGTCAGCCTGCGGTGAAAGCTAACAGGGAGGTGGTTATTCCGCCGCGCAGTGTGGTGACGTTGACCTCTTTGTAGGGCGGGCAGGAAACAATCACCCCTGCAGGTAAATATAACGGCATATGGAAAAGGGAGAGGGCACACGGATGGCAAATCGTAAGAGCCAGACGGTATCGCCGCCATCGGAAAGCACCGTGAGCCTGCTGGAACCGGCACGCGGCGTCTCGGAGGCGAGCGCACCGCAGCTGGCGCAGGTGGCGGGCCAGTTGTTGAACCTCCCGATGGAGGAACAACTTGCCGCGGTGCGTTGGATGGGCACACAACCCGAATACGCTACCTTGCTGGCTTATTTGGTGGAAGGGGTTGGGGTGAGCGGTGCATTGCGGCGGGCGGTGAAGCAGGCGATGTTCGAACTGCGCCGACGAGGGGTATCGGTGCAAACTCTGGCGGCCGGTACTACCCTCCAGCGAGAATCGACGGACACCTCGGCGCAATGGGTGTTGCAGGAGGCGTTTGCTTCATCGCCCTATGAGGGGGAGGATTGGTACGCTCTTCATTTACGCTTCTTCATGCAGCACGCTTCGGGGCAGAAAGCGGTGTTCAATCTGTTTATCGATGAACACGGTTATCTCGTGGATGCTTCTATGGTCGACGAAGGTGTGCGCGACCTGTATCAGGAATGTCTGGACAACCCGTTGCGCTATCCCTGGATACAGCAGGCTCAGCAGGAAACGCCCAACCGTTTTGTGCGTTTGCCCCTCGGATGGGCGATTACCGTTGCGCACGAATGCCGCCGGCGCACCCTTCGCGACTTGAAGCCGATGCCGCCACATGCCGCCTATTACTGGGGGCGTCTGCCGGAGTCTCCAGAGGAAACTGTGTCGCCACCCTGGGACAGCATCTCCGATGCCGAGACCAGCTGGGCAGTCAGCTCTCTGGTAACTCCCGACACCCGTCCGGAGCCGACAGTGGAAGCACTCAACGCATTGATGCCATACCTGCCTCCCCCCGACAGGTTGTTGGACGTGATGGAGAGGGCGGCTAAAGAGATGCAGAGCCCTATTCTGTTGCCCACGCAGACCGAAGAGCAGCGCAACCGGCAAATCGCGGAGAAACTCCAGCAGTGGCTTTTCCCGGATGAAAGCCTGCGTGGCTTGCTTCTTTTCATGTTGCCGGTTTTGGGAGGCATCCACCTGCTGGGAGGAGACCATAATGGCGCAGCCTGGCTGAAAGCGCTCTGGCGCGAGTTGAAGGAACGAACCGACCGCCCATTCTGGCGAACAGAAGCGGTACGCGCTCTGACTGCAATGGCAGTCCAAATGATGACCTTCGCTGCGGAAGCCGTTGAGGAGGGAGAAGATGAAGACCATGTATCGCATTGACGGGCTGTTTGCTTGTGCCTGTCGCGCGCTGCTGCTGCTGTTGCTGGTGATTGCAGCCGGGTGCGCCCGCACACAAAACGCGGAAACGGCGCGTATGTTACCTTACGAGCAGCTCTACGCCTACGACAGGGACTACCCTCTCCAGGCGGAGGTCAAAGAACAGCAGCGCGGTAACGGCTATATCATTTACCGTGTACAGTATAACAGCGTGCACGACAAACGAGTCCCTGCCTGGTGGTGTGTGCCCACGACGGGGACGTCTCCCTACCCCTGCGTGATGATCATGCACGGCTACGGCGGCGACAAAAACGGTCTGCAGATGCTGGTGCCGGCGTTCGCTATGCGCGGCATCGCCACCTTTGCCATCGACGCGGAGTATCACGGCGACCGCAAGCAACCGGGCAGTGACATCCTCAGCCCGTATATTTACCGCAACCGCGATGCTTTCATCCAGACGGTAATTGACCTGCGTCGCGGCATCGACTTCCTGCAGAGCCGACGGGAGATAGATGCCAAGCGCATCGGCTACATCGGGCTGAGCATGGGAGGCATTCTGGGTGGTATTCTCGCTGGAGTGGATGAGCGCGTGCAGGCACCTATCCTGATCGTGGCTGGCGGGGACTGGGGCTATCTTTTCGCCAACAGCCAGCACCCCAACGCGGTGCAGCTGCGTGAGAAAAACCCTGAACTGTTCAAGAACCCGCAGAAAATCAACGAGCTGGTGGGCCCGATGGACCCGGTGAACTGGGTGGCGCGCATCTCGCCTCGTCCTCTGCTGATGATTAACGGCAAAGATGACCAGATTGTGCCCAAAGAGTGCACCGAGCGGCTCTTCGCGGCTGCCAAGGAGCCAAAGGAAATCCTGTGGCTGGAAGGTGGTCACATGCCTCAGCCCGATGCGGTGCTGCGCAAGGTAGACGAGTGGTTGAGCAAGCATCTCCTGGCGACCAGCCAGTAGAAGCCAAACCACAACATTGCGTCGCGGTTATGATGGTCAAGGGCGTTGTATCTGACTGACATGGCGATTTCCAGCGCCACAAGAGTTCAAGTATTGCTTACCTGCTCGCCCGGCTGGAGGATTCACGAGCAGTTTCTGGGTCGCTGCCAGCAGGACGAACTCGCCAGCCAGCGGGTGGAGTGGACGGTCATTCCGCCAGAGGAGCTGCGTCCCGATGTGCTGGCGCAGGCGGAGGTGATGGTATGCGGGCATTTTGCGCGAGAGTGGCTTCCCCATTGCCGACGTCTGCGCTGGGTGCAGTTTCTGGGTGCGGGTATCGAAGGCTCCCTGTCTCCCGAACTGCTGGCGAGCGACATCATCCTGACGAACGCCAGCGGCGTGCATGCCATCCCCATCGCAGAGCATGTGTTCGGTATGATGCTGATGTTCGCGCGGGGTTTGCATCGGTGCGTGCGCCAGCAGATGCAGGCGGAATGGAACCGCGACGGCTTTCGCGAACAGGTGCGCGAAATCTATGGCGCGACTCTCGGCGTTGTCGGTCTGGGCGCCATCGGCGCGGCAGTGGCGGAACGCGGTAAAGCAATGGGCATGCGCGTGATGGCAACGCGGCGACGCCCTCAACCGTGCCCGGAGTATGTGGACGTGCTATTGCCCCCGTCGCAGCTTTCCGACCTGCTGCGTGAGAGTGAGTATGTGGTGCTGTGTGTGCCGTTAACGCGCGAAACGCGGCACCTGATTGGCGAGACGCAACTGCGCCAGATGCGCCGCGATGCCATCCTGATAAACATCTCGCGCGGCGCGGTCGTCGATGAGCCAGCACTGATACGCGCCCTGCAGGAGGGGTGGATCGCTGGAGCGGGGCTGGATGTGTTTGACCCTGAGCCGCTGCCCGCTAACAGCCCTCTGTGGCATCTGCCGAACGTGATTATCAGCCCGCATGTGTCGGGGGTGACTCCACATTATGGCACCCGGGCGGCGGAGATATTCCTGCGCAACCTGCACGCCTTCCTCGCCAATGACCTCGCCTCCATGGTGAACGTCGTGGACAAGCAGGCGGGGTATTGAAGGCGCAGGGACTATCGTCCTGAAGCTCCTCCGAACACTTCGCGGATAGCCTCCAGTTTCATGTATCCCTCGCCGCGGGTGGGTGCCACAACGCCACCCTCGCCGTATTCGTTCCATGCGTAAATCAAAAACGCTTTTTGCCTGCCGCCTATCCTGGGATAACCCAGTCTGTCGTGCTTCTGCAGGGCGTCCTTGACCCGGATAAGGGCGTCTCTCCACTGCTCGCGGCTGGGGAAGGCGAAGCTGGCTCGAGGGTCTTTCCATGGGCGAGGGTCCCACCCGGCGGGCAGGTAGGGCACGTAGGGTTTTTCGCTTTCCGTTGCGTAGCGCTCCCACGCTTCCTCTGCCATCGCCAGCAGCGGAGTATACGGGTAGGGCTCCGGCCGTTGAGGCAGGTTCGGCAAGTCCATGTAAGTGGTCAGGTAGTCGAAAGGCGCAACCACATCGCCCTTCGGCACGCCAGTTGCCATCACCCCCGCACCAACCAGCGGATTGGGCACACCCGCGCTCTGCATGAGCCGGCGCAACCGCTCCACACGCTGCGCTACCTTGCGCACATCGCCCTCGTTCTGCTGCAGAAAGTGGTGCAGGCTGTGGATTTTGAATACAGGTCTTCCGCCCACCCGGAGGTAACTGCGGTGGCGCAGCGCGCCTGCCCATTCCACGCAGGCGGCGTCCCAGTCCGCATCACTGGTCAGGCTGAAGGGGTCATGATTCACGTATTCCAGCGTAAAGTACATCTTGCTGGCGTTGCGGGAAGTGGTAAAGAATCGCAGTCCATCGTTGAGACGAGAAAGGTGGGGGTGTATATCTGGCTTGTTCTGCGGATACCAGAGTATCTGGAAAAAGTCCACCCCGTGGCTGGCAGCGGCTTCTATCTCGCGTTCCAGGGTGGGCGCCTCTACATATTCTCCCAGCAAAGGCACCCGGTCTGGATAATCCGTGCGCCAGTCACGTCCCTCCGTCAACCATTTATTCGGTTGTTCGCGCCACCAGCCCGCGAAGTAATACACCCCCACCAGCGTGTCTTTCACGATTTCCTCCCTACCTGCCGTATTTGCCCATCAGTTGCCCTTCCGCCAGCACATGCCCTTCCATCGCCTTCACTACCTGTGCTTTGGTGCTGCCCGCAGGCAGGTCCAGCGTGGTATCCAGTGCGTACAGCTTGAAGAAGTAGCGATGGGGTTTGCCGGGCGGTGGGCAGGGTCCACCGTAACCGATTTTGCGGAAGTCGTTCGTGCCCTGTCGTGCGCCGCCGGGCAGTTCCTTCTCGGGGGGCACCGCTTCGGGCAGGCTGCGGGCATCGGCTGGCAGGTTAAACAGCACCCAGTGCACCCAGGTACCCATGGGGGCATCCGGGTCATCGCAGATGAGCGCGAAGCTTCTGGTGCCCTCGGGCACGTTGTCCCAGGCGAGCGGAGGCGACACGTCAGCGCCGTCGCAGGTGTGTTTTCTGGGAATGGTGCCTCCTTCGGTAAAGGCGGTGCTGGTCAGGCGGATGTCCATTTTACCACCTCCCCCTTGCATGGATGGTTGCTTGCTCTGGCACGCAGCCAGCAGTAGCGCGGAAACCATCAGACCCCAAACGGTGCGCATGGTTCGGTACCTCTCACGAGGCGAGTTGCCATCGGTATACTATCCATTTCGTGAGGGGTGTACGCCTCTCCTGTCGGATCGCAACGCCGAAAATGCGCGTGCCTGAAAAGCCGACGGCTCGGCGGGAGCCTCCCCCTGCAACAGGCAGGTTACCGGGCTGTAAAGCTCATCAACAACCGCAGCCACGTCTTCAGCCGCCAGGGGTAAAGCTTCAGGCTCTGCGTCACTGCCCCGAACGCCTTGCCTCGCTCGCCCATCTGGCTGTAGATGACGCCCAGCGCCGCCAGCGCGATACCCAGCGCACGTCTCATCTGCCAGCCGTTGCGCCGAAGCAGCTCAGGGATACGCTTGCGGATGCGCTCTTCGTGAATCCACAGGTCGTCCGCAAGCATGCGCTGGCGCTGGTACATGGTGTTCTGTCCGTGAATACGATACAGGGTCAGCACTTCGGGCACATAACCGATGCGGTAGTGCTCCGCGATGCGCAGCCACATATCCCAGTCGCCCATTCCGAAGAGACCTTCCTCGAACCATCCGCACCGCTCGAGGCATTCCCGCCGAAACAGCACGGAGGAGGTAATGAACAGGTTGCGTGTGAGGAGATCCGTGAGCAGGTCGCCCTGAGGGTTCGGGGGAAAGCGCACCCCCAGCGGATTGCCCTTGATGGGGTTCCCGTCCGCGTCGATCGGGCGGAAGGCGGTGTGCGCCAGCCCGATGCGCGCATCACTCTCCATCACCGCGACCTGCTTCTCCAGCTTTTCAGGCAGCCAGATGTCGTCGGAGTTCAGGATAGCGACGCAGGGTGCACTCGTGAGCGCAATCCCCTCGTTCAGGGAGGCATAGGTGCCGCGGTTCGTCGGGTGCTGGATCACCTTCACGCGGTCGGCATAGCGCTGCAGGATGGCGGGCGATTCGTCCTGGCTGGCGTCGTCGATGGCGACCACCTCGATGTCCGTGAAGGTCTGCGCCAGCACGCTCTCTATCGCCTGCGGTAAGTAACGCGCGTGGTTGTAGCTGGTAACCACCACGCTCACGAGGGGCATCGTTACCAGTCCCCAATCAGCGCGGCGAGCACCGCCTTCTGCGCGTGCAGGCGGTTTTCTGCCTGGTCAAACACCACCGACTGCGCTCCGTCTATCACCTCATCGGTAATCTCCTCGCCGCGGTGCGCGGGCAGGCAGTGCATCACCATCGCGCCCGGCTTCGCCGCCTTCAGCAGGTCGGCATTCACCTGATACGGCATGAACACCTGCTTGCGCTGTTCCGCCTCATGTTCCTGTCCCATGCTCGCCCACACGTCGGTATAGATGGCGTCGGCGGTGCGTACTGCCTCCTTCGGGTCGCGCATTACTGTGATCAACGCGCCAGTAGCGGCGGCGATTTCCCGCGCCAGATTCAGGATGTGCGCGTTCGGCTCGTAGCCTTCGGGGCAGGCGATGGTGAAATGCGTTCCCAGCTTCGCCGCCAGCAGCATCAGGCTGTGCGCCACATTGTTGCCATCACCCACGAACACCAGATGCTTGCCCTTCGCCTCGCCCTTATGCTCGATCAGCGTCTGGAAGTCGGCTAGCGCCTGACAGGGGTGTTCGAGGTCGCTGAGGGCGTTGATGACGGGAACCTTTGCGTTCTCCGCGAGCTCTATCAGTGTCTGGTGTGCGAACACACGCGCCATGATAGCCTGACACCACCGCTCCAGATTGCGCGCCACATCCGCCACGCTCTCGCGCTTGCCCAGCCCGATTTCGTTGGGCGAGAGATAGATGGCGTGTCCTCCCAGCTGCACCATCGCCGCTTCAAAGGTGAAGCGGGTGCGCAGGGACGGTTTTTCGAAAATCATCGCCAGCAGATGGGGACGCTTCCAGCGAATCACCTCTCCACCCACGCGTGTGGTCTGCTTCATCTCCGCCGCCAGCTGCAGCACGGCGATGCACTCTTCGGAGGTGAGGTCGTTGATGCCGATCAGGTCGCGCCCGTGCAAGCCGCGCAGCACGTCTGTCCGCGACACGGTGACCTGTGCAGAAGGTAAAGTCTCTCCCTGTCTCAGCGCTTTGATGGCGATGCGCGTGCGCTCGAGGTCTATTCCCTTTGCTTTCAGTATCTGCCCTGCCAGCCCCTCTGCTTCGCGGATGAGCCCCAGCAACAGGTGCTCCGTGCCGATGTAGTGGTCGTTGAAGTGACGCGCTTCTTCGTACGCAAGGTCAATCACGCGCTTGGCGCGCGGGGTGAGCTGCGTTTCGTGACCCACCTTGCTCGGTCCGAGCGTCACCCGCTTCTCCACCTCGATGCGCAACTGCGAGAGGCTGACACCCAGCTGCTCGAGAACGCGCGCTGCCGCGGATTCCGCATCCCGCGTCAATGCCAGCAACAGGTGTTCGGTGCTCACGAAGGTCTCGCCAAGGCGTAACGCCTCTTCCTGCGCATAGAAGATGACCCTGCGTGCGCCCTCACTGAATCGTGCCCACATAGGCATACTGTTTCACCTCGCCCGTTTGGGATAGTTTATTGTATCCTCTCTACGTCTGTGGGTGCAACGTACGGGGGCTGCAACCCGCACCCGGTAGGAGGGCAGGCTTATCGCTTGTAGCCTCTGTTCATTTCCCTTTTTCCACTTCGTAGTGCACCCAGCGCGGCGCGAGCTTGAGCTGGATCAGCGTCAACGCGAGGATAATGAGGAAGATAATCCACGCCAGCGCGGAAGCATAGCCCATCTTGAAGTAGGTGAAGGCGTTGTTGAACAGATACATGACGGGAACCAGCAGACTATCACCGGGACCAGTGCTGCTCGTTCCTGCGCCCACACCGCCGAGGATATAGATACGGTCAAACTCCTGCAGGGCGTGAATCGTGCCCATGATGAGGTTGAAGAAGATGTAGGGCGAAAGCATGGGCAGGGTCACATGGCGGAACTTCGCCCAGCCACTCGCTCCGTCCAGCTCGGCCGCTTCGTACAGGTGTGACGGGATGCCCTGTAAGCCGGCAAGCCACAGGATCATCCCTCCGCCTGCTCCCCACAGTCCCATCACGATTAAGCCCGGCTTGCTCCACTCCGGCACGCCGAACCAGCCCGGCGGTGCCCAGCCAAACCACTGTCCCAGCGTGGCTTTCCACGCGGCATTCACCAGTCCCCTGTTCGGGTCGCCATTCAGCACCCATGCCCAGAGCACCGCCGAAGCCACCACTGGCACAATGGAGGGCATGTAGTAGGCAGTGCGATAGCCGCTCATGCCGCGCACTTGCGTGTTCAGCAGCATGGCGATGGCTAAGCCTGTGGTCATCCCCAGCGGGATGCCGAAGAACGCCAGATACCCCGCGTTGTAGAAGGCTTTGCTGAGGAAGCCGAAATCCACCGTCAGCAGCTCCTTGTAATTCAGCAAGCCGACGTACCGCGGCGGATGCAGTACGTCGTAATCACAGAAGCTGAACACAATAGACGCCAGAATGGGTCCCGCTGTAAACAGGAAGAAGCCGATAATCCATGGCGAAGCGAACAGGTATCCCGCAACGGCTTCCGGTCGCCCCAGCTTGCCCACTGGGTCCGACCGCCTCGCCAGCAGCACCACCACTGCCACAAACGCCAGCAGCCCCAGCGCGATCAGCGCCATCGGCAAGCGGATGTCCAGGATAGGATACTTCTCGCGCGTGAAGACTTTATCCAGCTCGCGCTGAACCGTCAAAGTCCCTGCATCCAAAGCCTGTTTGGGGGTCATCTCATGCAGGATTGCCATATCGAAGGCGCGCACGTGCTCGTCCCACAGTCGCTGTCCCACGAAAGTCACCGGGCGGAATTTGGAGACCTGCATCAGGTCGATGAACATCCGCAGCGGCTCGCGAAACTTGGCAGACTTCGGGGCGAACTCCTTGAATACCGCTTCGTTGACTTTCAGATTGGCAGACAATCCGGGCACATAGGGGCGCCCTTTGCTTTCGTTCCATGCCTTTTGCGCCCGCGCGGAAATCAGGTTGCTCTCCACTCCCGACATCCACTTGATGAACAGCCACGCCTCTTCCACGTGTTTGGCTCCACGCGGAATGGCAAACGAGAAGCCGCCAGACCACGTGATGAACTTTGGCTGTCCTTCGAAGGGCGGTTCACCGCGCAGGCGGGCGGCCGGGACGGGTGCAGGAGCGACCCCGAAATCGAGGTCGGGCTTGTAGCGGGCGATATTGTTCAGCACCCAGTTGCCGTCTATCTTCATCGCCACCTTGCCGATAAAGAACGGGTCCATCTCCTGAGTCTGGAATCCGGAGGCGAAAGCGTTGATGTTTTTGGCTCCACCCAGCTCGTCGTACACCTTCACCAGCCACTCCAGTGCCTCTACCGTGCGCGGGTTATTCAGGGTGCAGGTGCGCCCATCGGGAGACATGAACTCGCCGCCGTTCTGCCACGAGTACAGATACAGCCACGAGTTGCCGTAGTTGGGGATGAAACCGATGCGCTGGTAGGTACCATCCGGGTTGCGTTTGGTCAGCTTTTTGGCGTATTCCAGCAGTTCCTCCCACGTTTGAGGCGGACGGTTGGGGTCTAAGCCTGCCTCGCGGAAGAGTTGTTTGTTATAGTAAAGCGCGCGGTTGTCGGTACCGGCGGGGATGGCGTACACTTTGCCCTTGTAACATGCCTCCTGCCAGCAAGCGGTATAGAACTCCTCGGGGCGGATGCCGTCGGGTTGATTGCGGTCGCGCGCGATAAGGTCATCCAGTGGACGGAAGGCATCGCGCGATGCCCAGTCGCCGATGGTGAAGCGGTCCTGGAAGATAACATCGGGTGCCACGTTTCCCACAATGGCGGTCATCAGCTTCTGGGGGTTCATGCGTCCCGCTCCCATCGACAGCAGGCTGACCTCGATATGTGGGTAGCGGCGCTCGAACTCTTCTACCTGCGCTCGCAGTCCTGCGCTTTCCTCCCCCAGCTGCAGCCTCCACACCACCAGTTTCACCCTCTGCGGTGAATCGGGCGCCCGCTTTGCCAGCGTCAGCGAGGCAATAATGATTCCTATCAGGACGAGAAACAGCACAGCCCAAGGCAGGGCGCTTCCCAATCTCTCCCGCATAACTCCTCCGCCTCTCTTCTCCTTTGCCCTTCTATTGTAACAGGTCGGAAGCGAACAGGCAACACCGCCAGAGACCATCGAGGCAGGCATTGCATCTCTGACCTCAAACAGGGTAACATATTGCACAACTAAACAAAAAGGAGACTGTCGTGCGTAAACTCTTTTATCTCGCCCTGCTCACGCTGACCATAGCTGTTCGTGCACAGGAAAGCGGTTGTCCCGCTTGAACGGTGATACAGTCACACCAGCGCGGGTCGCTGGATGTTGGGTATCGCGAGTTCACCGTTCAGGTGGGGCAGGTCGCGCTGTTCGGCATGGTATCGGGTAACTCGGAGGAGAACCGTGCCAAGCTGTGGTTACGCACCGGATTGACGCCGCGGCTGGACATCGGTGCCGGCTACAGCCGCATGGGCAACCGTTTCTCGCTCATCACGACGTGGCATCCGCTCAGCAGTCGCGAAGGATTGCCTTTCGATGTACTGATGGGCTACGGCTTCTCTTCCGCCAATGTTCGCGAGCAGGAAGGCTTCTACACGTTTGTGGTCAAGTCCTTCGGGAATCTGGCACTGGTTACCGGTTTCGAGCGTCTGCGCAACGGTCGCAACATCGGGGTACTGGCAGGCTCATGGATCCTGTCGCAGGATACAGGGCTGATGTTCTACCTTCATACGGGCAGTATGCCGGGTGAGCCGACGCTGTATAACCTCGCGCTGATTCGGCGCGTGGGCGAGTGGCAGGTAGGTTTGTGGTGGTTCCACCCCAGTAAGGAAAGCACCGTGGGGCTTTCCTTCACCACGCAGTTCCGGCTGTCGGGCAGATAGGGGAACCAGCAAAAACCACAAGGAGGGCGAGGCTCCCGCCGAGCCGCCAGCACCTGCCCGCAGGCGGGGAGGTTGGGTGGGAGACGGCTCACCGGACGGTTCGCCCTCTACAAACGGTCGCTTACCTCACCCGTGCGAAACGCAGCTTGCCCACCCGAATGACCGCGCCGTGCAGGGCGGTGACCTCTATCTCCTCATTCGGGTCGGCATGGCGCACGCCGTTGATTTCCACCGCCCCCTGTTGAATCATGCGCCGCCCTTCGCTGTTGCTGCTCACCAGATCCAGCGCTGCCAGCAGGCGTGGCAGCCACACCCTGCCGTCCTTCACGATGTCCGCAGGCACATCGTATTCCGGAATATCTTCCGGCATCTCCCGCGCCGAGAAGACGCGCATGAACTCGCGGTCTGCTTCCTGCGCCGCTTCTGCGCCGTGGTAGATGCCCACTATCTCGCGGGCGAGGCGCCGCTTGACCTCCATTGGGTGCAGTGTGCCGTTGTTCAGCCCCAGGGCAATCTGGCGCACTTCGTCCATCGGCACATCGGTACACAGCTCGAAGTACGACACCATCAGCTCATCAGGCAGTGACATCACCTTGCCGAACATCTGGTCGGGCGGCTCGGTGATGCCGATATAGTTGCCCAGCGATTTGCTCATCTTCTCCACACCGTCCAGCCCGACGAGCAGCGGCATGGCG
This region of Bacillota bacterium genomic DNA includes:
- a CDS encoding acetylxylan esterase, giving the protein MKTMYRIDGLFACACRALLLLLLVIAAGCARTQNAETARMLPYEQLYAYDRDYPLQAEVKEQQRGNGYIIYRVQYNSVHDKRVPAWWCVPTTGTSPYPCVMIMHGYGGDKNGLQMLVPAFAMRGIATFAIDAEYHGDRKQPGSDILSPYIYRNRDAFIQTVIDLRRGIDFLQSRREIDAKRIGYIGLSMGGILGGILAGVDERVQAPILIVAGGDWGYLFANSQHPNAVQLREKNPELFKNPQKINELVGPMDPVNWVARISPRPLLMINGKDDQIVPKECTERLFAAAKEPKEILWLEGGHMPQPDAVLRKVDEWLSKHLLATSQ
- a CDS encoding D-2-hydroxyacid dehydrogenase; amino-acid sequence: MYLTDMAISSATRVQVLLTCSPGWRIHEQFLGRCQQDELASQRVEWTVIPPEELRPDVLAQAEVMVCGHFAREWLPHCRRLRWVQFLGAGIEGSLSPELLASDIILTNASGVHAIPIAEHVFGMMLMFARGLHRCVRQQMQAEWNRDGFREQVREIYGATLGVVGLGAIGAAVAERGKAMGMRVMATRRRPQPCPEYVDVLLPPSQLSDLLRESEYVVLCVPLTRETRHLIGETQLRQMRRDAILINISRGAVVDEPALIRALQEGWIAGAGLDVFDPEPLPANSPLWHLPNVIISPHVSGVTPHYGTRAAEIFLRNLHAFLANDLASMVNVVDKQAGY
- a CDS encoding YbhB/YbcL family Raf kinase inhibitor-like protein, producing the protein MDIRLTSTAFTEGGTIPRKHTCDGADVSPPLAWDNVPEGTRSFALICDDPDAPMGTWVHWVLFNLPADARSLPEAVPPEKELPGGARQGTNDFRKIGYGGPCPPPGKPHRYFFKLYALDTTLDLPAGSTKAQVVKAMEGHVLAEGQLMGKYGR
- a CDS encoding glycosyltransferase, which gives rise to MPLVSVVVTSYNHARYLPQAIESVLAQTFTDIEVVAIDDASQDESPAILQRYADRVKVIQHPTNRGTYASLNEGIALTSAPCVAILNSDDIWLPEKLEKQVAVMESDARIGLAHTAFRPIDADGNPIKGNPLGVRFPPNPQGDLLTDLLTRNLFITSSVLFRRECLERCGWFEEGLFGMGDWDMWLRIAEHYRIGYVPEVLTLYRIHGQNTMYQRQRMLADDLWIHEERIRKRIPELLRRNGWQMRRALGIALAALGVIYSQMGERGKAFGAVTQSLKLYPWRLKTWLRLLMSFTAR
- the argF gene encoding ornithine carbamoyltransferase is translated as MPMWARFSEGARRVIFYAQEEALRLGETFVSTEHLLLALTRDAESAAARVLEQLGVSLSQLRIEVEKRVTLGPSKVGHETQLTPRAKRVIDLAYEEARHFNDHYIGTEHLLLGLIREAEGLAGQILKAKGIDLERTRIAIKALRQGETLPSAQVTVSRTDVLRGLHGRDLIGINDLTSEECIAVLQLAAEMKQTTRVGGEVIRWKRPHLLAMIFEKPSLRTRFTFEAAMVQLGGHAIYLSPNEIGLGKRESVADVARNLERWCQAIMARVFAHQTLIELAENAKVPVINALSDLEHPCQALADFQTLIEHKGEAKGKHLVFVGDGNNVAHSLMLLAAKLGTHFTIACPEGYEPNAHILNLAREIAAATGALITVMRDPKEAVRTADAIYTDVWASMGQEHEAEQRKQVFMPYQVNADLLKAAKPGAMVMHCLPAHRGEEITDEVIDGAQSVVFDQAENRLHAQKAVLAALIGDW
- a CDS encoding extracellular solute-binding protein; this encodes MRERLGSALPWAVLFLVLIGIIIASLTLAKRAPDSPQRVKLVVWRLQLGEESAGLRAQVEEFERRYPHIEVSLLSMGAGRMNPQKLMTAIVGNVAPDVIFQDRFTIGDWASRDAFRPLDDLIARDRNQPDGIRPEEFYTACWQEACYKGKVYAIPAGTDNRALYYNKQLFREAGLDPNRPPQTWEELLEYAKKLTKRNPDGTYQRIGFIPNYGNSWLYLYSWQNGGEFMSPDGRTCTLNNPRTVEALEWLVKVYDELGGAKNINAFASGFQTQEMDPFFIGKVAMKIDGNWVLNNIARYKPDLDFGVAPAPVPAARLRGEPPFEGQPKFITWSGGFSFAIPRGAKHVEEAWLFIKWMSGVESNLISARAQKAWNESKGRPYVPGLSANLKVNEAVFKEFAPKSAKFREPLRMFIDLMQVSKFRPVTFVGQRLWDEHVRAFDMAILHEMTPKQALDAGTLTVQRELDKVFTREKYPILDIRLPMALIALGLLAFVAVVVLLARRSDPVGKLGRPEAVAGYLFASPWIIGFFLFTAGPILASIVFSFCDYDVLHPPRYVGLLNYKELLTVDFGFLSKAFYNAGYLAFFGIPLGMTTGLAIAMLLNTQVRGMSGYRTAYYMPSIVPVVASAVLWAWVLNGDPNRGLVNAAWKATLGQWFGWAPPGWFGVPEWSKPGLIVMGLWGAGGGMILWLAGLQGIPSHLYEAAELDGASGWAKFRHVTLPMLSPYIFFNLIMGTIHALQEFDRIYILGGVGAGTSSTGPGDSLLVPVMYLFNNAFTYFKMGYASALAWIIFLIILALTLIQLKLAPRWVHYEVEKGK